Proteins encoded together in one Sulfitobacter pontiacus window:
- a CDS encoding urease accessory protein UreD yields the protein MGVIFSWTRPPINIAAHTDQALAVPMQPRARGALRISSKTYGGASVIGDLYQQGCFKALFPRAAAGGLTGVFLNTSGGMTGGDELSITATAGAGSRLTLTSQAAERVYLAQPGPMAQMTTRLDAKAGARVDWLPQETILFNGSALRRKLEVDLTGDACFFGVEPLVFGRVSMGETLRDARFADNITIRRDGHPIFADAVRLSGDIHAQLAGTATARGNCAMASVIYAAPDAEALLAPLRALLPASAGASLIRDGVLYARLLAPDSYILRQSLVPIIARLHGAAPPKTWML from the coding sequence ATGGGAGTTATTTTCAGCTGGACGAGGCCCCCCATCAACATCGCCGCCCATACCGATCAGGCTCTTGCCGTGCCGATGCAACCCCGCGCCCGCGGGGCGTTGCGCATCAGTAGCAAGACCTATGGCGGCGCGTCGGTGATTGGCGATCTCTACCAGCAAGGCTGCTTCAAAGCGCTGTTTCCGCGCGCGGCGGCGGGCGGGCTGACGGGGGTTTTCCTCAATACCTCGGGCGGGATGACGGGCGGCGATGAACTGTCGATCACCGCCACGGCGGGTGCGGGCAGCCGGCTGACCCTGACCAGTCAAGCGGCCGAGCGCGTCTATCTGGCGCAACCCGGCCCGATGGCGCAGATGACCACGCGGCTGGATGCAAAAGCGGGGGCACGGGTCGATTGGCTGCCGCAGGAAACGATCCTGTTCAACGGCTCCGCCCTGCGCCGCAAGCTGGAGGTGGACCTGACGGGCGACGCCTGTTTCTTCGGCGTAGAGCCGCTGGTCTTTGGCCGCGTCTCCATGGGCGAAACGCTGCGCGACGCGCGCTTTGCCGATAACATCACGATCCGCCGCGACGGGCACCCTATCTTTGCCGATGCCGTGCGTCTGTCCGGCGATATCCACGCACAGCTTGCAGGCACCGCCACGGCGCGCGGCAACTGCGCCATGGCCAGCGTGATCTACGCCGCCCCCGATGCCGAAGCGCTGCTTGCCCCCCTGCGCGCGCTGCTGCCTGCCAGCGCCGGTGCCAGCCTGATCCGCGACGGCGTGCTTTATGCGCGGCTGCTCGCGCCCGACAGTTACATCCTGCGCCAGTCTCTGGTGCCGATCATCGCCCGCCTGCACGGCGCGGCCCCTCCTAAAACATGGATGCTTTGA
- a CDS encoding urease subunit beta: MIPGEVLCAAGDITLNADRTAITLMVANTGDRPVQVGSHYHFAETNPALDFDRAAARGHRLDIAAGTAVRFEPGQRREVQLIPLAGDRKVYGFNAEVMGAL, encoded by the coding sequence ATGATCCCCGGAGAGGTGCTGTGCGCCGCGGGGGACATCACCCTGAACGCCGATCGCACAGCCATCACCCTGATGGTTGCCAATACCGGTGACCGGCCCGTGCAGGTCGGCAGCCACTACCACTTTGCCGAAACCAACCCCGCGCTCGACTTTGACCGCGCCGCCGCGCGTGGTCACCGGCTGGACATCGCCGCCGGCACCGCCGTGCGCTTTGAACCCGGTCAACGCCGCGAGGTGCAACTGATCCCGCTCGCAGGCGACCGCAAGGTGTACGGGTTCAACGCTGAAGTGATGGGCGCGCTCTAA
- a CDS encoding urease subunit gamma, producing MQLTPREKDKLLIAMAAEVARKRLARGVKLNHPEAIALITDTVVEGARDGRSVAEMMQAGAQVITRDDCMEGIAEMIHDVQVEATFPDGTKLVTVHNPIR from the coding sequence ATGCAGCTGACCCCCCGTGAAAAAGACAAACTGCTGATCGCCATGGCGGCCGAAGTCGCGCGCAAGCGTCTGGCCCGTGGCGTCAAGCTGAACCACCCCGAGGCGATTGCCCTGATCACCGACACCGTCGTCGAAGGCGCGCGCGATGGCCGCAGCGTGGCCGAGATGATGCAGGCTGGTGCCCAGGTCATCACCCGCGACGACTGTATGGAGGGCATCGCCGAGATGATCCACGACGTGCAGGTCGAAGCCACCTTCCCCGACGGGACCAAGCTGGTCACCGTGCACAACCCTATCCGCTAG